A genomic region of Anopheles coustani chromosome 3, idAnoCousDA_361_x.2, whole genome shotgun sequence contains the following coding sequences:
- the LOC131261301 gene encoding protein Skeletor, isoforms B/C gives MPGIPFLYGSAVRWHRYYLLLLAVIVGNSVCQNPEDGPYRGKYIGKFNSYHHQASGDVYAVDEYTFLLTGFNYDGNGVDTFFWSGASNRPGPQGFIVPDEYGKTNILERYFNKDFTLRLPDSKKITEVQWLAVYDLNSQNNFADVYIPEDFEPPVPQKAGSLTAVAGGPVVSSDSIDILDSKTIRITEFSYDGKGGGSVHFWVGVGPSPSSKGSKVPDEMGYLDPIRAYDRETITLELPGDMTIFDIDWFSVYDVEARRDYGSILVSDDLNVPPSLVHVTPHTASLPNCRQLHKDYRMSWEVFGPQITIQLAGNVRSDEYLSFGISGSEHRSQMLGADVVVAFIDGHRGYAVDYNITSLAPCVQVLGQNKGVCRDDVVGGLDSFQLHTFTRENDINTITFRRTLISSDPGDKEFLLDRPMYVVWAMGRLDSNNEPTYHDVYPKRNVQIHFNTSEPVNDCFSFTSRDANLKDVWERQQIFDRSVRAFTATLGPAGGKRGYQGITGHVSNGLAWYINGFLVPELWLRRGLTYSFMVRGGNNPHSPEFYHPLVITDEPHGGFDRLSDAKQSEIRVLAGVEFTRRGRPKPTAAGPLCLARHPEGQDRRLDDNFPTFKKFNRTLKWTCDSGDAAILQITPNTSWPDVVYYNSFTHANMGWKIHIVDSYSQSARSGCAEATAAGHLLRIILVACGSVLVWTWSQREIK, from the exons ATGCCAGGAATTCCATTTCTGTACGGATCCGCCGTCCGGTGGCACCGATACTACCTACTGCTGTTGGCTGTGATCGTAGGAAATTCTG TCTGTCAAAATCCGGAAGATGGCCCGTACCGGGGGAAGTATATTGGAAAGTTCAACTCATACCACCATCAGGCCTCCGGTGATGTGTACGCGGTCGACGAGTACACCTTCCTGCTGACTGGCTTCAACTACGACGGCAACGGTGTGGACACCTTCTTCTGGTCCGGAGCGAGCAATCGTCCCGGACCTCAGGGATTCATCGTGCCCGACGAGTACGGAAA AACAAACATACTGGAGCGATATTTCAACAAGGACTTTACTTTACGACTGCCGGATAGCAAGAAAATCACCGAAGTGCAGTGGCTGGCCGTGTACGATCTGAACTCGCAGAACAACTTCGCCGACGTGTACATTCCGGAGGACTTTGAGCCACCGGTGCCGCAAAAGGCGGGCAGCTTGACGGCTGTCGCCGGTGGCCCGGTGGTGTCGAGCGACAGCATCGACATTCTCGACTCGAAGACGATCCGCATCACGGAGTTCAGCTACGACGGCAAGGGAGGCGGCTCGGTGCACTTCTGGGTCGGCGTTGGGCCATCGCCTTCGTCCAAGGGCAGCAAGGTGCCGGACGAGATGGGGTACCTCGATCCGATCCGGGCGTACGATCGCGAAACGATCACGCTCGAACTGCCCGGCGACATGACGATCTTCGACATCGATTGGTTCAGCGTATACGACGTCGAAGCCCGCCGGGACTACGGTTCCATCCTGGTGTCGGACGATCTGAACGTACCGCCCTCGCTGGTGCACGTCACACCGCACACGGCCTCGCTACCGAACTGCCGTCAGCTGCACAAGGACTATCGCATGTCGTGGGAGGTGTTTGGGCCGCAGATCACGATCCAACTGGCCGGGAACGTGCGGTCGGACGAGTATCTGTCGTTCGGTATCAGCGGATCGGAGCACCGCAGCCAGATGTTGGGCGCCGACGTTGTGGTCGCGTTCATCGACGGGCACCGTGGGTACGCGGTGGACTACAACATTACCTCCCTGGCACCGTGCGTACAGGTGCTCGGCCAGAACAAGGGCGTGTGCCGGGATGACGTGGTCGGAGGACTGGACAGCTTCCAGCTGCACACGTTCACGCGGGAGAACGACATCAACACGATCACCTTCCGCCGGACGCTCATCTCTTCCGATCCGGGTGACAAGGAGTTCCTGCTCGATCGTCCGATGTACGTAGTGTGGGCCATGGGCCGGCTGGACTCCAACAACGAGCCAACCTACCACGACGTCTACCCGAAGCGTAACGTGCAGATACACTTCAACACCTCCGAGCCGGTCAACGATTGCTTCAGCTTCACCAGCCGCGATGCCAACCTGAAGGACGTGTGGGAGCGGCAGCAGATCTTCGACCGATCGGTGCGTGCCTTTACGGCTACCCTCGGGCCGGCAGGAGGCAAACGGGGCTACCAAGGCATTACGGGGCACGTATCGAACGGGCTCGCCTGGTACATCAATGGGTTCCTCGTGCCGGAGTTGTGGCTTCGGCGAGGGCTCACTTACTCGTTTATGGTGCGGGGCGGCAACAATCCTCATTCGCCCGAATTCTATCATCCGCTCGTGATCACCGATGAACCGCACGGTGGCTTCGACCGGCTGTCCGACGCGAAGCAGAGCGAGATTCGTGTGCTGGCCGGAGTCGAATTTACGCGCCGTGGCCGACCGAAACCGACCGCCGCTGGTCCGCTCTGCCTGGCGCGCCACCCGGAGGGACAGGATCGTCGGTTGGATGACAACTTTCCCACGTTCAAGAAGTTCAACCGTACGCTCAAGTGGACCTGCGACTCTGGCGACGCGGCGATTTTGCAGATCACACCGAACACCAGCTGGCCTGACGTGGTGTACTACAACAGCTTTACCCACGCCAACATGGGCTGGAAAATACACATAGTGGACAGTTACAGCCAGTCGGCTCGAAGCGGTTGTGCGGAAGCCACCGCAGCCGGACACTTGCTGCGAATAATACTGGTTGCGTGCGGGAGTGTTCTAGTTTGGACATGGTCTCAGAGAGAAATAAAGTGA
- the LOC131261292 gene encoding protein fem-1 homolog C encodes FFPIFRISDCTILCELQESEKRMGKYSSNAAQSAASSSTKQGNQHRTLEQIGNELIRECKICTENTRLSKGLRERLERLPRKVRKEVVRRTHDGCSPLFIACRRGNVEITEYLIKVCEANTEQKGLYEVPEDRSVHCVTPLWCACVSGKLPVVKCLVLLGSNINALSDTGSTPLRSACFMTHIDIVQFLVEHGADIKKPNYNGGTCLINSVQSVTLCTYLISKGADVNARDIQDKTALHYAIQEHRLETAQLLLEHGADPFAKSRYGDDALQTACLKGAYHIFDFLKKRINYSAERLADAHELFGSTLIDDLNVTRGAVLHWRLAHQIRLRGPEYICKRPTIQPRPAYGYSTEFSTISELDNIAADVDAMRVQSLLIYERILGIGHKDTLFRLMFRGASYADAHRFQRCIDLWLLALQVRVQKYSILYSDTCLTAQALVRLMLDLIDQCEEPVGLEFVEEGVPRFEDVYAVFSILTANIAEARQLISIRPVHRKQQENFDRVMKCLTHLIFLMLATAKTSSDRELIYRAVYALVQSNIRSASNNDTLLHLSVSRLNVIKSGYFTDDTTTTKVVFPNLSVAKLLLDCGADVNAKNECKSPPLLVAAMPYNYDRDIIYTLLEHGAHLDEPNRLDDRPLNLIRDNPINDIPTVSYLPLKCLCSTVIVRFGIPYRNQIPRTLEEFVKRHEP; translated from the exons TTCTTCCCAATTTTCCGCATAAGTGATTGTACCATCTTGTGTGAGTTGCAAGAATCAGAAAAGAGGATGggaaaatattcatcaaaCGCGGCCCAGTCAGCTGCGTCGTCCTCGACAAAACAGGGGAACCAACATCGAACATTGGAACAGATCGGAAACGAATTGATACGAGAATGCAAAATCTGTACCGAAAATACTCGCCTGTCCAAGGGGCTCCGGGAGCGACTAGAACGACTGCCAAGGAAAGTGCGGAAGGAAGTGGTCAGGCGGACACACGATGGCTGTTCACCGCTGTTCATCGCATGTCGCCGAGGTAACGTAGAGATTACCGAATATCTCATCAAAGTTTGCGAAGCGAACACGGAACAGAAGGGATTGTACGAAGTTCCGGAGGACCGCTCGGTGCATTGTGTGACCCCGCTTTGGTGTGCATGTGTTTCCGGCAAGTTACCGGTGGTGAAATGTCTCGTTCTACTCGGTTCCAACATAAATGCTCTCTCCGACACTGGATCGACACCATTGCGTAGCGCCTGCTTCATGACACACATCGATATTG TTCAATTCTTAGTCGAACACGGTGCAGACATTAAGAAACCGAACTATAATGGAGGAACATGTCTGATCAATTCCGTGCAATCGGTCACCCTTTGCACCTACCTGATAAGCAAGGGGGCGGACGTAAATGCACGAGATATCCAGGATAAAACGGCCCTCCATTATGCCATTCAAGAGCATCGACTCGAAACCGCCCAGCTTTTGCTGGAACATGGGGCCGATCCCTTCGCCAAGTCACGCTATGGAGACGACGCGTTGCAGACGGCGTGTCTGAAAGGCGCCTATCACATATTCGACTTTCtgaaaaaacgaatcaactaTTCCGCAGAACGGTTGGCCGATGCACACGAGTTGTTCGGGTCTACGCTCATCGACGACTTGAATGTAACTCGCGGTGCCGTGCTACACTGGCGACTAGCCCACCAGATTCGCCTTCGCGGTCCAGAGTACATTTGCAAGCGACCTACCATCCAGCCTCGGCCCGCCTACGGATACTCCAccgaattttccaccatctcTGAGCTTGATAATATCGCTGCCGATGTGGATGCAATGCGCGTTCAAAGTTTGCTGATCTACGAGCGTATTCTCGGTATTGGCCACAAAGATACGCTCTTCCGTTTAATGTTCCGGGGTGCTTCCTATGCCGATGCCCATCGATTTCAGCGATGCATCGACCTTTGGCTGCTGGCGCTGCAAGTGCGTGTACAGAAATACTCCATCCTATACTCGGACACTTGTCTGACGGCACAAGCCCTCGTTCGATTGATGCTAGACCTAATCGATCAGTGCGAGGAACCGGTGGGGCTAGAATTTGTCGAGGAAGGAGTACCACGATTCGAGGATGTTTACGCGGTGTTTAGCATCCTGACGGCCAACATCGCCGAGGCCCGGCAGCTCATCAGCATACGACCGGTGCACAGGAAGCAGCAGGAAAACTTCGATCGCGTCATGAAGTGTCTCACACATCTAATTTTCCTGATGCTGGCCACGGCGAAAACGAGCTCGGATCGGGAGTTGATCTACCGGGCCGTGTACGCGCTGGTGCAGAGCAATATCCGCAGTGCCAGTAACAACGACACCTTGCTGCACCTTTCTGTCTCCCGGCTGAATGTGATAAAGAGCGGGTACTTTACCGATGACACCACCACGACCAAGGTCGTTTTTCCGAACCTTAGCGTGGCCAAGCTGCTGCTCGACTGTGGAGCCGATGTGAACGCTAAAAACGAATGTAAATCACCGCCACTACTGGTTGCAGCAATGCCTTACAACTACGACCGAGAT ATTATCTACACTCTACTCGAACACGGAGCGCATTTGGATGAGCCAAACCGGCTCGACGATCGGCCATTAAACCTGATACGAGACAACCCCATCAACGACATTCCGACAGTAAGCTACCTTCCGTTGAAATGTCTTTGTTCGACGGTAATCGTGCGGTTTGGCATACCGTACCGTAACCAAATACCGCGCACGCTGGAAGAATTTGTCAAACGACACGAACCATAA
- the LOC131261312 gene encoding allantoicase-like, giving the protein MASVGRDTTRRLPEVPAFTALSEVASVGSNGCILFATDDWFAPADWMLKDGEPVFEPDAYTPYGKLMDGWETRRKRIPGHDWCLLELGAPTQIAGFAIDTAFFTGNYAPRVSIQGGTLDGTTKQMLQTSLERVPVSDRCEDGMIGRGCTPEQLGMVNLIGTDRWDELLPRVELAPGYEATRRQYFALPARKRLLVVRHLRVNMFPDGGIARLRVYGTVQLDPALLTAKKSIDLIAMLNGGRCTGYSNAHYGHPANLIKPTEGCNMGDGWETARRLDRPPVLRADANGILLVPGCEWATFQLGAPPDRGCWIERVCIDTKHFKGNYPDSVRLEYGAVGDIDGGDDVHWLPLMESRKLGPNQMHEFLEGKDLLPQKKAATRVRITIAPDGGISRVRLFGSLA; this is encoded by the exons ATGGCATCGGTGGGGAGAGACACTACCAGGCGGCTACCGGAAGTGCCCGCCTTTACGGCACTGTCTGAGGTGGCATCGGTTGGG agtaATGGATGCATTCTGTTCGCGACGGACGATTGGTTCGCACCGGCCGACTGGATGCTGAAGGACGGCGAACCGGTATTCGAGCCGGACGCGTACACGCCGTACGGTAAGCTGATGGATGGCTGGGAAACGCGCCGCAAACGCATCCCCGGACACGACTGGTGCTTGCTGGAGCTCGGTGCACCGACGCAGATCGCCGGTTTCGCGATCGATACGGCATTCTTCACCGGTAATTATGCACCCCGCGTGTCCATCCAGGGTGGAACGCTGGATGGGACGACGAAGCAGATGCTGCAGACCTCGCTAGAGCGCGTGCCCGTGAGTGACCGGTGCGAGGATGGAATGATCGGACGTGGCTGCACGCCGGAGCAGCTTGGCATGGTGAACCTCATCGGAACGGATCGGTGGGACGAGCTGTTGCCCCGGGTGGAGCTAGCGCCCGGGTACGAAGCGACCCGACGACAATATTTCGCCCTTCCCGCTCGCAAACGGCTGCTGGTTGTACGCCACCTGCGCGTGAATATGTTTCCGGATGGAGGAATAGCGCGACTCCGCGTGTACGGCACGGTTCAGCTGGATCCGGCACTACTGACGGCGAAAAAGTCCATCGATCTGATCGCAATGCTAAACGGTGGCCGGTGTACCGGTTACTCCAACGCACACTACGGCCATCCGGCAAATCTGATCAAACCCACCGAGGGGTGCAATATGGGGGATGGATGGGAAACGGCCCGCCGGCTCGATCGGCCACCCGTTTTGCGTGCCGATGCGAATGGAATACTGTTGGTTCCTGGTTGCGAGTGGGCCACGTTTCAGCTGGGCGCACCACCCGATCGTGGATGCTGGATCGAGCGGGTGTGCATTGATACGAAGCATTTTAAGGGCAACTACCCGGACAGTGTCCGGTTGGAGTACGGTGCGGTTGGAGACatcgatggtggtgatgatgtgCACTGGTTGCCATTGATGGAAAGCCGTAAACTTGGACCGAATCAGATGCACGAGTTTTTGGAGGGAAAGGATTTGTTACCCCAAAAGAAGGCTGCCACGAGGGTACGCATTACCATCGCACCGGATGGAGGTATATCACGGGTTAGACTCTTCGGATCGTTGGCATAA
- the LOC131258952 gene encoding uncharacterized protein LOC131258952 yields MACRMWIEGLNPFQADANTSLKEIDLCTLLGVETISSRMLVRFGPLYAFIALEKTLYTFSVVIDHRKTKTFDADIVSLAANSKHCLVLLSSGRLFRYNPLEDRLMPLEFLGVERVKDDQAIESITHLAGGECVTVACTSLNAVYNIPNKTVTMPKHVRIRKVVAGFEHCLLLTTNGDVYSWGGGLRGQLGNGEIVAPQDTPQLVEPLAGVKIVDIAADGWHSAAVSSFGDLYTWGWNNQGQLGLLDPKHDGHVVTQPQLVTFPDGAELTVERVHCGIGHTVVEATYVDGGTRDVLIAGWNLVARFDYQRPTHRPKFTGFRKLNLPDKAERSSLAVGAGANQIYFLHQAKAE; encoded by the exons atggctTGTCGCATGTGGATAGAAGGTTTGAATCCCTTCCAAGCTGATGCAAACACGTCGCTCAAAG AAATCGACTTATGCACCCTGCTTGGAGTGGAAACAATTTCATCAAGAATGCTCGTCAGGTTCGGTCCATTGTATGCCTTTATCGCACTGGAGAAAACATTGTACACTTTCAGTGTTGTGATTGATCATCGCAAAACTAAAACTTTTGATGCTGACATCGTTTCACTGGCCGCCAACAGTAAGCACTGTTTGGTACTGTTATCCTCCGGACGATTATTCAGGTACAATCCTCTCGAAGATCGTTTGATGCCCTTAGAGTTTCTCGGTGTTGAAAGGGTCAAGGACGATCAAGCGATCGAATCGATAACACATCTGGCCGGTGGAGAGTGCGTCACAGTGGCATGCACTTCGCTGAACGCCGTGTATAATATCCCCAACAAAACGGTCACCATGCCAAAGCACGTGCGCATACGAAAGGTGGTAGCCGGTTTCGAACACTGTCTTCTACTCACCACCAACGGGGATGTCTACAGCTGGGGGGGTGGATT GCGCGGTCAACTTGGTAATGGTGAAATAGTAGCACCCCAAGATACGCCGCAACTCGTTGAACCGCTCGCCGGGGTGAAGATAGTGGATATCGCTGCCGATGGGTGGCACTCGGCGGCAGTGTCCTCGTTCGGAGATCTCTACACGTGGGGCTGGAACAATCAGGGTCAGCTCGGTTTGTTGGATCCAAAGCATGACGGCCATGTGGTGACCCAACCGCAGTTGGTCACTTTTCCGGACGGGGCTGAACTGACGGTGGAAAGGGTGCACTGCGGTATTGGACACACCGTGGTGGAGGCGACGTATGTAGACGGCGGTACTAGAGATGTGCTAATTGCTGGTTGGAATTTGGTGGCGCGTTTCGATTATCAACGACCGACGCATCGGCCGAAGTTTACCGGCTTCCGGAAGCTGAATCTACCCGACAAAGCCGAAAGATCTTCGCTCGCAGTAGGGGCGGGAGCAAACCAGATTTACTTCCTGCATCAAGCCAAAGCCGAATAA
- the LOC131258482 gene encoding ADP-ribosylation factor-like protein 3: MGLLSLLRKLRSAPEKELRILLLGLDNAGKTTLLKQLASEEVTQVTPTAGFNIKSVVSEGFKLNVWDIGGQSKIRPYWKNYFENTDVLIYVIDSSDRKRLEETGDELTELLLDDKLKSVPLLVFANKQDIVGALKASEIAECLKLVKLADRTWQIQGCSALQGTGVKEGMDWVCKSIKK; this comes from the exons ATG GGGCTGCTTTCTCTTCTGCGTAAGCTGCGATCGGCACCGGAAAAGGAACTTCGCATTCTTTTGCTAGGGCTGGACAATGCCGGAAAAACTACGCTGCTCAAGCAGCTCGCCTCGGAGGAAGTGACACAGGTGACGCCAACGGCCGGTTTCAACATAAAGTCAGTCGTTTCCGAGGGATTTAAGCTGAACGTGTGGGACATAGGTGGACAAAGTAAAATACGGCCGTACTGGAAGAACTACTTCGAAAACACCGACGTTCTGATCTACGTCATCGACTCCAGTGATCGAAAGCGGCTGGAAGAGACTGGGGACGAGCTAACAGAGCTGCTGCTggatgataaattaaaatccGTTCCCCTGTTGGTGTTTGCCAACAAGCAAGACATCGTCGGTGCCCTCAAGGCTTCCGAGATAGCAGAATGTTTGAAGTTGGTCAAACTAGCCGACCGTACCTGGCAAATACAGGGCTGCTCTGCGCTACAAGGCACGGGAGTAAAG GAGGGAATGGATTGGGTGTGTAAAAGCATCAAAAAGTAA
- the LOC131259045 gene encoding luciferin sulfotransferase, producing MDIEYRPIPVEIKERLDRFFGRKDHFVEVNPGQVIMPQKYVDLGESIRTLPIRSDDVWLMSFPRAGSTWAQEMVWLLGNNLDYEGARNQLQQVRTPLLELSAIFSDDHTVEDTVTRHERIDSVQCVRQMPGRRFIKCHLPWQLHPHELGTVRPKMIYVVRNPKDLCVSYYYYCQLIHRSEGTFQELCDIFLADQAPIGPMWAHALAFWKRRNQDNILFLKYEDMKRNLPQVIRRCAQFLEFGRELTEDEVQRMCEHLQFDRMQRNPAVNLEPLMKESPIVKKDAGVKFIRKGEIGDWKNHMDAATSARFDAWIEEHFGGSGLEFEYE from the exons ATGGACATCGAGTATCGACCGATTCCGGTGGAAATAAAGGAACGGCTGGACCGTTTTTTCGGCCGTAAGGACCACTTCGTTGAGGTGAACCCGGGTCAGGTGATTATGCCCCAGAAGTATGTGGACTTGGGTGAATCCATTCGTACGCTACCGATCCGTTCGGATGATGTTTGGCTGATGTCATTCCCGCGGGCGGGATCTACCTGGGCACAGGAAATGGTGTGGCTGCTCGGTAACAATCTTGACTACGAAGGGGCCCGAAATCAGCTGCAGCAGGTCCGGACGCCACTGCTCGAACTGTCGGCCATCTTTTCCGACGATCACACCGTGGAAGATACCGTGAC TCGTCACGAACGGATCGATTCGGTGCAGTGTGTGCGTCAGATGCCCGGAAGGCGCTTTATCAAATGTCACCTTCCTTGGCAGTTGCATCCCCACGAGCTGGGCACGGTGCGACCCAAAATGATCTACGTCGTGCGCAATCCGAAGGACCTGTGCGTGTCGTACTATTACTACTGCCAGCTGATCCATCGATCCGAGGGAACCTTCCAGGAGCTTTGTGACATCTTCCTGGCCGATCAGGCTCCCATTGGCCCGATGTGGGCCCATGCGCTCGCCTTTTGGAAGCGGCGCAACCAAGACAACATCCTCTTCCTGAAGTACGAAGACATGAAGCGCAACCTGCCGCAAGTGATACGCCGCTGTGCGCAATTTCTGGAGTTTGGGCGCGAGCTGACGGAAGACGAAGTGCAGCGGATGTGTGAGCATCTGCAATTTGACCGTATGCAGCGCAATCCGGCCGTCAATCTGGAACCGTTGATGAAGGAGTCACCGATCGTGAAGAAAGACGCTGGTGTGAAGTTCATACGAAAGGGTGAGATAGGCGACTGGAAAAACCACATGGATGCAGCGACGTCCGCCCGTTTCGACGCGTGGATCGAGGAACACTTCGGGGGCAGCGGATTGGAGTTTGAGTACGAATGa
- the LOC131258865 gene encoding uncharacterized protein LOC131258865, with product MVIVKGKYLCIVSLVIFSISGSAYTTQRTNAAASDEGSPFLDMASEFLSSLGNQQGAGGGGGGGGGLGGAAGLSGIASMLLPLMANANGGGGGGKANGNDGMGAILSGIGSMLAANGGGGGGGGGAGFDPALIGNVIQMFAGAASSAGGGDEAADEPVRRQGAGGKRQKRRASAEQAGSNPLVDTMLSMASSWLANYNSAEHDQDQPAAGGGADALVNLLPLAVQAFQSFTGPEMQRTQEKHKDHSWVLPPFLENIHVMWDQFTQSELAEALWAKLGLNAVFKGFVGRDGKLDYDKLFQSLQNQSFRRRWIKAATIYLAEWVNYIANPEVYQRYIGTGQMMANGFLQSQGYPKQTFIDINRPSETISNLIDHVAKRHLAVKISSVQYVKPAVNYVKDLLKLGKAKQFLQQYNVTEMTDKLTDTLNLEVIEPVLKVHRAYRQAIANPHCDKYILCEINSHDPNEKLGLGGFKHGVTRFGSMAAAWFIAQETRTPFWTLFANINDPHHCDIKHPVDCAEYHESEDRVTTEYPHSEL from the exons ATGGTGATTGTGAAAGGAAAATATCTGTGCATCGTGTCGCTGGTGATCTTCTCGATCAGTGGGAGCGCGTACACGACGCAACGCACGAATGCTGCGGCAAGCGACGAAGGTAGCCCGTTCTTGGATATGGCGTCCGAGTTTCTGTCCTCGTTGGGCAATCAGCAGGGAgcgggaggtggtggtggtggtggtggcgggcTCGGAGGTGCCGCAGGACTCTCCGGAATCGCATCCATGCTGCTGCCCCTGATGGCGAACgccaacggtggtggtggaggtggaaagGCCAACGGAAACGATGGCATGGGAGCGATCCTCTCGGGTATTGGAAGCATGCTGGCCGCGaacggtggaggtggtggtggtggaggtggtgctGGGTTCGATCCGGCACTGATCGGAAACGTCATCCAAATGTTTGCCGGAGCGGCCAGTTCCGCCGGTGGAGGCGACGAGGCGGCCGATGAACCAGTCCGTCGCCAGGGCGCGGGTGGAAAGCGCCAGAAACGGCGGGCTTCGGCGGAGCAAGCGGGATCGAACCCGCTGGTGGACACGATGCTGTCGATGGCCTCGAGCTGGCTGGCGAACTACAACAGTGCCGAGCATGATCAGGACCAGCCGGCCGCGGGTGGCGGTGCGGACGCGCTCGTCAATCTGCTTCCGTTGGCCGTTCAAGCGTTCCAGTCGTTTACCGGACCGGAGATGCAGCGCACGCAGGAGAAGCACAAGGATCACTCGTGGGTGCTGCCACCGTTCCTCGAGAACATCCACGTCATGTGGGACCAGTTCACGCAGTCCGAGCTGGCCGAGGCGCTCTGGGCCAAGCTGGGCCTCAACGCGGTCTTCAAGGGCTTTGTGGGGCGCGACGGTAAGCTGGACTACGACAAGCTGTTCCAATCGCTGCAAAACCAATCGTTCCGCCGGCGCTGGATCAAGGCGGCCACGATCTACCTGGCCGAGTGGGTCAACTATATCGCCAACCCGGAAGTGTACCAGAG GTACATTGGCACCGGACAGATGATGGCCAACGGATTCCTACAGTCGCAGGGCTACCCGAAGCAAACGTTCATCGATATTAACCGACCGAGTGAAACGATCTCCAATCTGATCGATCACGTCGCGAAACGCCACCTGGCGGTAAAGATTTCCTCGGTGCAGTACGTGAAGCCAGCCGTCAACTATGTGAAGGATCTTCTGAAGCTCGGCAAGGCCAAACAGTTCCTACAGCAGTACAACGTCACCGAGATGACCGACAAACTCACGGATACGCTCAACCTGGAG GTCATCGAACCCGTCCTGAAAGTGCACCGTGCGTACCGACAGGCGATTGCCAACCCGCACTGCGATAAGTACATTCTGTGCGAGATCAACTCGCACGATCCGAACGAAAAGCTTGGTCTCGGTGGTTTCAAGCACGGAGTGACCCGGTTCGGCAGTATGGCTGCGGCTTGGTTTATCGCGCAGGAAACTCGCACCCCCTTCTGGACCCTGTTCGCCAACATCAACGATCCGCACCACTGCGACATCAAGCATCCGGTCGACTGTGCGGAGTATCACGAGAGTGAGGATCGCGTCACGACCGAATATCCGCACAGTGAGCTATAA